CGATACTATCAACCACGGCCTTGAGTTCTCAGAAAGCGCAATCTCGAAATCCGCCGAGAAGTTCTGCCAGGCCAGCATGAACCGGCTCATGGAACTCAGGATAGCGAACCAGACCTGTGGCGTGGCCTACTGGTGGAACCTGAGGGCAAAGGTCGGAAAGCTCAGCAAGGGCAATCCCTACGAGATGATTGCTAACGAGATGGCTTCGGAGTTGGATAATTTCCTCAAGAGTGATTGACCCTTTTGCGTCTTTTCTCACATTTTCCTGGAAGTCCTGGATAATCTTTATTTAGGTCGCGGTTCAACTATTGTTGGGGACGACCATGAAGAAAATTTTGGGTCTGGCCGTGACGATAGTCTTTTTGGGGATATTCCTCGCGGGGGTTGTGCCGTCTCTGGAACAGCTCACCCAGCAGGCACAGCAGACGGCACAGCTTCCAGGGCAGATTGAATACTCTGCGAACGGTACCCTTCCCCCGGGGAACATCTCGAATGAATCAAACCCCCTTAACCTCACTGGAGGGGTATACAACGTTAGTGACCTAAACGTTAGCGGGCTTTTGGACCCAACCCAATGGTACGTGGGGAACAATGCACTCAGCATGAACTATGCCCGGAAGGTATACAATGATACCCTAAACATCGTTGAAAATTCAACTCAGAAATCTGAAACAATACTGGGCAGGTTCCTTGGAGTGTTCCGCAACCTGTTTGGGGACAACAGCAGTTTATCTCACCTCCTCAATTCCACAGTGTCTGAGTTTGAAAAAATTGGGGATTCCCTAAAACATGCCCTTGGCAACAGGGGTTACTAAATAAACCGTGAGCTTCTCACCCTCAGCTCTCCCCTTTCGTGGAGGTTCAGAAGGATTTCCGCTATCCTCTCTCCAGCTTTTCCGTCGCCGAAGGGGTTCGGAGCGTTCGCCATCTTCTCGTAGAACTCTTTGTCTTTCATCAGCTGTCTAAGGTAACTGAGGGCGCGGTCCTTTTCGAGGCCGACGAGCATGTTTCCACCGGCCTCGACGGTCTCAGGCCTCTCGGTGTTGTAGCGGAGGGTTAGGCAGGGTACGCCGAGGATTATGGTCTCCTCCTGTATTCCCCCCGAATCGGTCATTATCGCGAAGGCGTTCTTCTCAAGCCTGAGGAAGTCAAGGTAGCCGAGGGGTTTCGTGACGGTCAGGTTCTCAATGGCCTCAACCCGTTCCAAGAGCCCGAATTCCTCGAGCCTCTTCCTCGTGCGTGGGTGCATTGGGTATACCGCCCTCATCGGCAGGCTTTCGAGGATTTGGACGAGCTTCTCAAGGTTCTTCCGGCTGTCGGTGTTCTCCGCACGGTGGGCCGTAATGAGGATGTACTCCTTGGGTCTGAGGCCAAGCCTCTCTAGCACGTCGCTCTTCTTCTCAGCCACCTCAGAATTCTGAAGGACCGCATCGACGACAGTGTTACCGACGACGTAGACGTTCTCGGTTATCCCCTCGCGCTCGAGGTTTTTCCTCGCTTCCTCCGTCGGGGGGAAGAGGACCTCGCTCGCGTGGTCTGCAAGAATCCTGTTTATCTCCTCCGGCATCGTCCTGTCGAAGCTCCTAAGGCCGGCTTCGACGTGGGCCACAGGAATCTTCAGCTTGACGCTCGCCAGAGCTCCAGCCAGAACAGTGTTGGTGTCGCCCTGAACGAGCGTTACGTCCGGCTTCTCTTCCATCAGAACCCGCTCAATTTTTATCATCGCCTTCCCTGTCTGCTCCGCCTGAGTCCCGGAGCCGACTTCAAGGTGGTAATCTATCTCCGGGAGCTCCAGCTCCTCGAGGAAGACACTGCTCATCTCGTAGTCGTAGTGCTGGCCCGTATGGATTAGAATGGGCTCTACGCCCCTCTCAAGGAACGCCCTTATAACAGGAGAGAGCTTTATTATCTCCGGTCTCGTTCCGAACACGAAGGCTGGCTTCAAAACTCTCCCCTCCCGATGCCCTTAAAAAGGAAGCCCCTCGGCGGGTTCTCCACCACGTGCCGGCCGTCTATGAGAATCCTTGTTCTCATGAGCTTCCCGAGACTCTCCCAGTTGAGGGACTTGAAGGCCGTGTGGTCGGTCGCTATAACGACCGCATCCGCGTTTTCAACCGCTTCCTCGACGCTCCCGCTCGTGCCCGGGATGAAGGGGTCGTAGGTTTTAACGGCCTTCACGTCGTCTTTTATCGCTTCAACGAACGCCAGAGCCGGCGAGTTCCTCGTGTCGTCGCTGTCGCCCTTGTATGCCAGTCCGAGAACCGCTATGGTGGCGTCTTCCGGCGGGATGTTCAGCTCCTTTAAAGCGGAGAAGAGCAAATCCTTCGTGAAGAGGGGCATTGAATCGTTTATCTCCCTCGCAAGCTTTATGAGTCCGAAATCCTCCTTAGCTGGCCAGAGGAGGAGGTGCGGGTCCTTTGGGAGGCAGTGGCCTCCAACTCCAATGCTCGGAATGTGAATTCTCACACGGGGATGGGTGTTGGCCAGCTCAATAGCCTCGAAGACGTTTATCCCGTACTGGTGGGCCAGAAATGCGAACTCGTTGGCGAGAGCTATGTTGACATCCCGGAAGGTGTTCTCCATCAGCTTGACGACTTCACTGACGGTTGAGCTGGTTTTAAAGGTCTGTCCTCTGACGAAGGAGCGGTAGAGTTTCTCCGCTATCTCGGCGCTCTCGGGAGTTATCCCGCCGAAAATTCTCGAATTGTAAACGAGCTCCTTGAAAATCCTGCCCGGCATTACCCTCTCCGGGGCGTGGACCATGTAGAAGTCCTTCCCAGCCTTGAATCCCGTCAGTTCCTCGATGAGCTTCGCCATCTTGACGGTCGTTAACGGTGGCACCGTGCTCTCGATTACGATCAGGGAACCCTTTTTCATGGCCTTTGCAACCGTTCTGACGGCGCTCTCGAGGTAGCTCAGGTTTGGTGTCTTGTCGTCGTTGAGCGGTGTCTGGACGCAGATTATGTAGGCGTCCTTCCCGGCTATGTCGTCCGGGTTTGACGTCGCCCGCAGGTTTCCGCTCTCGACTGCTTTCCTGAGTAGCTCGTCTATCTTGGGCTCAACGATGTGTGCCTTTCCCAAGTTTATTTTCTCGACAACTTCTTCCCTTATTTCATAACCTATGACTTTGAAACCGGCGTTTGCGAACATTATCGCCGTTGGAAGACCAATGTAACCGAGGCCGATGACGGCTATCTCCTTAATCCCTTTCATCAGTCCCACCGGAGTGGCTTGGAACGGCCGGATAAAAGCCTTTTTCACGTAACGATTTTGAAAACGTTGGAACCGTTGTCAGGGGGTCTCCCCCTTTCCGGAGTATGTGGACACTGTTGTTCACTTTAACTGGTGGCGGTGCCCCATTGAAAACCCACATCATGGAAGGAAAGCGTTAGAAAGCGTTTTTCATTAAACGGGGCCCGATGAAACGTGTGAAAAGAAGCTTCCGCAACCGTTTTTCGGAAAGCCTTATATTGGACAGAGTCGTTCACTCAACGGCGGGTGGTAGAATGAAGGTATGGATTGACATCACGAACGCACCTCACGTTCACTTCTTCAAGGGCCTGATTAAGGAACTCGAGAAGACGGGCCACGAAGTTTTAATCACGACGAGAGAGTTCGACGGTCTCACCGGAATCCTCGACATGTTCGGCTTCGACTACTACGTGGTCGGAAAGCACGGGGGTTCCACCCTCGAGGGCAAGCTCATGGCGAGTGCCGAGAGGGTTTACAAGCTGAGCAAGCTAATAATCGAGGAGAAACCCGACCTCGCGGTTTACAAGCACTCGGTCGAGGCACCGAGGGTTGCCTTTGGCCTTGGGATTCCGAGCATAGGCTTCGTCGACAATGAGACCGCTGTGGCTCAAAACAAGCTCATACTACCCTTCACGAAGCTCCTCCTCTTCCCGAAGGCGATAGACGCCTACGAGCTCCTCAAGTGTGGTGCCGACCCCAATGGCATGAAACCCGTGAACGGCTTCTCTGAATTGGCGCACCTCTACGGGTTCAGGCCCGATAGAAGGGTCCTCAGGGAGCTCGGGCTGAAGAGGAACGACTATATCGTCATGCGCACCGAGCCCGTCAAGGCCAACTACTTCAACGGGCCGGAGAAGAGCGTCCTTGAGGACGTTATTCCCCTCCTGCCCGAGATGCCCATCGTTCTCTTCCCGAGGACGAAGGAGCAGAGGAAAAGGTTTGAGCGCTTTGACAATGTGATAATGCCCGAAAAGCCTGTCGACAGCCTCAGCCTGCTCTACTACGCGAGGCTCATGATTGGGGCTGGGGGGACGATGAACAGGGAAGCGATAGCCCTCGGAACACCGACGATATCAACATACCCCGGAAAACTCCTTGCGGTGACGAGGTGGCTCGTCGAGCTCGGCGTCAAGTTCCACTCAACGGACCCAGTAGAGGTTGCAGAGGTCGCGGAAAGGATGATAGAGACCAACGGAAGTTACAGGAACTACATAAGGAGCGTTGTCGCCGGTCTGGAAAACCCAATGGACGCGATACTGAGGGAAATAGAAACCTACGAGGAGAGCGGGACCTTTGAGGTCTCAGAGACCGGCAACCTTCGGAGTTATGTACGCCTCGATGAAGGCCGCAATTAGGAGCATTCCAACCGTCACCGCGTAGAGCTTTAGGGCTCTTTTCATTCCATCTTTAAAGCCCCTCGCAGGTTCTTCAGCCTCACGAATGCTCCTGTACCAGACTATTCCCGCGGTTCCTGCTAAGACGAAGGCCGGAATCTCTACGACGCCGTGGGGGACGAGTCCCAGTATAACCTTGGTTGCCGGCGTGCCCACCTCTACAAGGAAACCTGCCACGATTCCAACAACCAGGCCGTTGAAGAGTATCATCACCCAGGGTCCGAGTCCGAAGAAGAGACCCGAGACGAGAACGAGGAGCGAAACTCCCGCGTTGTGTGTGAAAATCATCAGAAAGTTATCAAAGGGGTTATCCGATAGCCCCCCTATCTCCTTGGCGAGTTTCACCACGTACTCCCCAGCACGCTCGGGCTGAAGGTACGCGTAAGCCACGCCGAGAAATGTCCCCACGAAGAACGTTGCAAGGAGAAGTAAAAAGGTTCGTTTGACCCTCACTACCGTCACCCTTCGAGGGCTTTCTTGAGGGCAATCTTGAAGTCCTCGACGTTCACGTAGGGCATCTCGACATCGAGGCGCATCGCGAAGAACTCGTCAATCAGGTGCTCGAGCTCGTCAAGGCGGTGTCCTTCAAGCTTCTTCTCGAGCTCGTGGACGGTTTCCTCCGGGTGAACGAAGAAGTCTCCCGTAATCCTGACGTGCTCAGCAATCCCGTTCTCCTCGTCGAACTCAATCCTTATGAGGCCCTTCTTGGCCTTGT
The Thermococcus sp. 21S9 DNA segment above includes these coding regions:
- a CDS encoding DUF354 domain-containing protein, with the protein product MKVWIDITNAPHVHFFKGLIKELEKTGHEVLITTREFDGLTGILDMFGFDYYVVGKHGGSTLEGKLMASAERVYKLSKLIIEEKPDLAVYKHSVEAPRVAFGLGIPSIGFVDNETAVAQNKLILPFTKLLLFPKAIDAYELLKCGADPNGMKPVNGFSELAHLYGFRPDRRVLRELGLKRNDYIVMRTEPVKANYFNGPEKSVLEDVIPLLPEMPIVLFPRTKEQRKRFERFDNVIMPEKPVDSLSLLYYARLMIGAGGTMNREAIALGTPTISTYPGKLLAVTRWLVELGVKFHSTDPVEVAEVAERMIETNGSYRNYIRSVVAGLENPMDAILREIETYEESGTFEVSETGNLRSYVRLDEGRN
- a CDS encoding lipoate protein ligase C-terminal domain-containing protein, translated to MKHHVGEHKAKKGLIRIEFDEENGIAEHVRITGDFFVHPEETVHELEKKLEGHRLDELEHLIDEFFAMRLDVEMPYVNVEDFKIALKKALEG
- a CDS encoding UDP-N-acetyl-D-mannosamine dehydrogenase, which encodes MKGIKEIAVIGLGYIGLPTAIMFANAGFKVIGYEIREEVVEKINLGKAHIVEPKIDELLRKAVESGNLRATSNPDDIAGKDAYIICVQTPLNDDKTPNLSYLESAVRTVAKAMKKGSLIVIESTVPPLTTVKMAKLIEELTGFKAGKDFYMVHAPERVMPGRIFKELVYNSRIFGGITPESAEIAEKLYRSFVRGQTFKTSSTVSEVVKLMENTFRDVNIALANEFAFLAHQYGINVFEAIELANTHPRVRIHIPSIGVGGHCLPKDPHLLLWPAKEDFGLIKLAREINDSMPLFTKDLLFSALKELNIPPEDATIAVLGLAYKGDSDDTRNSPALAFVEAIKDDVKAVKTYDPFIPGTSGSVEEAVENADAVVIATDHTAFKSLNWESLGKLMRTRILIDGRHVVENPPRGFLFKGIGRGEF
- a CDS encoding stage II sporulation protein M, which gives rise to MRVKRTFLLLLATFFVGTFLGVAYAYLQPERAGEYVVKLAKEIGGLSDNPFDNFLMIFTHNAGVSLLVLVSGLFFGLGPWVMILFNGLVVGIVAGFLVEVGTPATKVILGLVPHGVVEIPAFVLAGTAGIVWYRSIREAEEPARGFKDGMKRALKLYAVTVGMLLIAAFIEAYITPKVAGL
- the wecB gene encoding non-hydrolyzing UDP-N-acetylglucosamine 2-epimerase, with the protein product MKPAFVFGTRPEIIKLSPVIRAFLERGVEPILIHTGQHYDYEMSSVFLEELELPEIDYHLEVGSGTQAEQTGKAMIKIERVLMEEKPDVTLVQGDTNTVLAGALASVKLKIPVAHVEAGLRSFDRTMPEEINRILADHASEVLFPPTEEARKNLEREGITENVYVVGNTVVDAVLQNSEVAEKKSDVLERLGLRPKEYILITAHRAENTDSRKNLEKLVQILESLPMRAVYPMHPRTRKRLEEFGLLERVEAIENLTVTKPLGYLDFLRLEKNAFAIMTDSGGIQEETIILGVPCLTLRYNTERPETVEAGGNMLVGLEKDRALSYLRQLMKDKEFYEKMANAPNPFGDGKAGERIAEILLNLHERGELRVRSSRFI